A stretch of Bradyrhizobium sp. AZCC 2262 DNA encodes these proteins:
- a CDS encoding carboxymuconolactone decarboxylase family protein yields the protein MDTSELYARGLRRRKKLFGEADVAERMAAAGEFGAPLQNIINAYVYGDVWERPALTDAMRSLVMLGMMAASSKPAEFRVHAKGALANGCTAAQVQDVLLLVAMYCGVPAAIEPTRIAAEIFGEVADPAAKS from the coding sequence TTGGACACCAGCGAACTGTACGCGCGAGGCCTGCGCCGGCGCAAAAAGCTGTTCGGCGAGGCCGATGTGGCCGAACGCATGGCAGCAGCAGGCGAATTCGGGGCGCCGCTGCAGAACATCATCAATGCCTATGTCTATGGCGACGTCTGGGAGCGGCCGGCCCTCACCGACGCGATGCGCAGCCTGGTGATGCTCGGCATGATGGCTGCCAGCAGCAAGCCTGCCGAATTCCGCGTCCACGCCAAGGGTGCGCTGGCGAACGGCTGCACGGCCGCGCAGGTTCAGGATGTCCTGCTGCTGGTGGCGATGTATTGCGGCGTGCCGGCCGCGATCGAGCCGACGCGTATCGCCGCTGAAATCTTCGGCGAAGTTGCCGACCCTGCAGCGAAGTCGTAG
- a CDS encoding FAD-dependent oxidoreductase, whose protein sequence is MAQTEADRVAGSEQETYECDALVVGSGCAGLSAAVTAGHHGLNVLIVEKEPRFGGTSARSGGWLWIPGTSLAKAWGIEESPEQAKTYLRHEAGNSFDAARVDAFLTAGPDAVDFFTTKTAVRFDMPLTFPDYHAEAPGGAQGGRSMVARPFDGRELGEHINDIGSPLPELTVFGMMLGSGKDIVHFMRATKSLTSAIYVAKRLSKHAMDVMRNGRGMTLTNGNALAGRLAKSAFDLKIPLWLSSPVHELVVEDGAVRGAVVERHGKLIRVNAKRGVVLACGGFPHDVARRKAMFPHAPSGAEHFSPGPVGNTGDGLRLAEAAGGRIEDNLPNAAAWVPVSITERKDGSKGVMPHFIDRAKPGVIAVTRDGKRFANEGNSYHDFVQEMVKAAKPGEEITAFLLCDHRALRKYGLGCVPPFPMPLRHHLATGYLKRGTTLAELADRTGIDRQGLEATIAEFNASAAEGRDPSFGKGSRAYNRYQGDALHGPNPCVAPIKDGPFYAIKMVIGDLGTYAGIRTDEHARALDEHGQPIAGLYAAGNDMASIMGGNYPGAGITLGPALTFGYIAGTHISEKAAP, encoded by the coding sequence ATGGCACAAACCGAGGCGGATCGCGTGGCGGGTAGCGAACAAGAAACTTACGAATGCGATGCGCTGGTGGTCGGCTCGGGATGCGCCGGCCTGTCGGCGGCGGTGACCGCGGGGCATCACGGCCTCAATGTCCTGATCGTCGAGAAGGAGCCGCGCTTCGGCGGCACCAGCGCACGCTCCGGCGGCTGGCTCTGGATTCCCGGCACATCTCTGGCGAAGGCCTGGGGTATCGAGGAAAGCCCGGAGCAGGCGAAGACCTATCTGCGGCATGAGGCCGGCAACAGTTTTGATGCCGCGCGCGTCGATGCGTTTCTTACCGCAGGTCCCGACGCCGTCGACTTCTTCACGACCAAGACGGCGGTGCGCTTCGACATGCCGCTGACTTTTCCTGACTATCATGCGGAAGCCCCGGGCGGTGCGCAGGGCGGCCGCTCGATGGTGGCTCGGCCGTTCGATGGCCGCGAACTGGGCGAGCATATCAACGATATCGGCAGTCCCCTCCCCGAACTCACGGTGTTCGGCATGATGCTTGGATCGGGCAAGGACATCGTCCATTTCATGCGCGCGACCAAATCGCTGACCTCGGCAATCTATGTGGCGAAGCGCCTCTCGAAGCATGCGATGGACGTGATGCGTAACGGCCGTGGCATGACGCTAACCAACGGCAATGCGCTCGCGGGACGTCTGGCGAAATCGGCGTTTGACCTGAAGATACCGCTGTGGCTGTCATCGCCGGTGCACGAACTGGTCGTCGAGGACGGCGCTGTGCGCGGCGCGGTCGTCGAACGCCATGGCAAGCTGATCCGCGTCAATGCCAAGCGCGGCGTCGTGCTGGCCTGCGGCGGCTTTCCGCACGATGTCGCAAGGCGCAAGGCCATGTTCCCGCACGCGCCCAGCGGCGCCGAGCATTTCTCGCCAGGCCCTGTCGGCAACACCGGCGACGGACTGCGCCTGGCGGAGGCCGCAGGTGGCCGTATCGAGGACAATTTGCCGAATGCCGCGGCCTGGGTGCCGGTCTCGATCACCGAACGCAAGGACGGCAGCAAGGGCGTGATGCCGCATTTCATCGACCGCGCCAAACCCGGAGTCATTGCTGTCACGCGCGACGGCAAGCGCTTTGCCAATGAAGGCAACTCCTATCATGACTTCGTGCAGGAGATGGTGAAGGCGGCAAAACCCGGCGAGGAGATCACGGCGTTCCTGCTGTGCGATCACCGCGCGCTCAGAAAATACGGCCTCGGATGCGTGCCGCCGTTTCCGATGCCGCTGCGCCATCATCTTGCGACCGGTTATCTCAAGCGCGGCACGACGCTGGCCGAACTCGCCGACCGCACCGGCATCGATCGACAAGGGCTGGAAGCAACGATCGCCGAATTCAACGCCTCGGCCGCGGAAGGGCGCGATCCTTCATTCGGCAAGGGATCGCGCGCCTATAACCGCTACCAGGGCGATGCGCTGCATGGCCCGAACCCCTGCGTCGCGCCGATCAAGGACGGACCGTTTTATGCGATCAAGATGGTGATCGGCGATCTCGGCACCTATGCCGGCATCAGGACCGACGAACACGCCCGCGCGCTCGACGAACACGGCCAGCCGATCGCGGGCCTCTACGCCGCCGGCAACGATATGGCGAGCATCATGGGCGGCAACTATCCCGGCGCCGGGATCACGCTGGGGCCGGCACTGACGTTTGGGTATATCGCGGGAACGCATATCAGCGAAAAAGCTGCGCCCTAG
- a CDS encoding Gfo/Idh/MocA family protein, with product MIRAAIAGLGRWGRKLVEAAADHPQLKIVRAVEPDVTAAKEFCARHDLGLTADLDAVLADDTIGAVLLATPHSLHPAQVIACAAARKQIFCEKPLALTCADAARMFGACRAAGVILAVGHNRRFWPSIRALHETFASGQLGTILHVEGHNSNENSQKITSGWRLSPEESPGGGLTGAGLHVLDAFVSMLGPVERVYARLRQREVGPPPIDTAVVALDFVNGVTGTLATVRATPFYWRVHLFGTKGSAEVLDETTMMLRKSGAAPQRLTYPATDVLRAELDAFAGSIENENPFPVREAEVLATLSAFEAALQSMISGMPVQCLDGQHGR from the coding sequence ATGATCCGCGCCGCCATTGCCGGTCTCGGCCGCTGGGGCCGCAAGCTGGTCGAAGCCGCCGCTGATCACCCACAGCTGAAAATCGTTCGCGCCGTCGAGCCTGACGTGACAGCGGCAAAGGAATTTTGTGCCCGGCATGATCTCGGCTTGACCGCCGATCTCGATGCGGTCCTCGCCGACGACACGATCGGCGCGGTCCTGCTCGCGACGCCGCATTCGCTGCATCCGGCGCAGGTGATCGCCTGCGCGGCGGCGCGAAAGCAGATTTTTTGTGAGAAGCCGCTGGCGCTGACTTGCGCGGACGCCGCACGGATGTTCGGCGCCTGCCGCGCGGCCGGGGTCATCCTCGCCGTCGGCCATAACCGGCGCTTCTGGCCATCGATACGCGCGTTGCATGAAACATTCGCGAGCGGCCAGCTCGGGACGATCCTCCACGTCGAGGGGCACAACAGCAACGAAAACTCCCAGAAGATCACCAGCGGATGGCGGTTGTCGCCGGAGGAATCGCCCGGCGGCGGTTTGACCGGCGCCGGCCTGCATGTGCTCGACGCCTTCGTCAGCATGCTGGGGCCGGTGGAGCGGGTCTATGCCCGGCTGCGTCAGCGCGAGGTCGGTCCGCCGCCGATCGATACGGCCGTCGTGGCTCTGGATTTTGTCAACGGTGTCACCGGCACCCTTGCCACCGTCCGCGCCACGCCGTTTTACTGGCGCGTTCACCTGTTCGGGACGAAAGGCTCCGCCGAGGTGCTGGATGAAACGACAATGATGCTGCGAAAGAGCGGTGCTGCGCCGCAACGGCTCACCTACCCCGCGACAGACGTGCTGCGTGCCGAGCTCGACGCTTTCGCAGGCAGCATCGAGAACGAGAACCCGTTCCCGGTGCGGGAAGCCGAAGTGCTGGCGACCTTGTCGGCGTTCGAGGCGGCGCTGCAGTCGATGATTTCAGGCATGCCGGTGCAGTGTCTTGACGGTCAGCATGGCCGCTAG
- a CDS encoding GntR family transcriptional regulator — protein MAARKEQRKSTRYRDIAAELQKEIRLGSTPVGELLPTETELMARFGASRQTVREALRIITEQGLIVRRAGLGSVVIAAEPPVLFTHSVKSLNEWLRYSNETYRQVVRSSEIVADRNLAALLKCEPGKHWFLIEAIRRSDEFAAPLGWVEIYVLRKFAGVVKRRDHGRAPVHEQIAKMFGETIEYAQLEVFARGMPANLAKALGVKPGSPALTMVRRYYGLREELFEVTVTTHPEGRYTYTMDMQRSLRPKV, from the coding sequence ATGGCCGCTAGGAAGGAACAGCGCAAATCGACGCGATATCGCGATATCGCCGCCGAGCTGCAGAAGGAAATCCGGCTCGGCTCCACGCCGGTCGGCGAACTGCTGCCGACCGAGACCGAATTGATGGCGCGGTTTGGCGCCAGCCGTCAGACCGTGCGCGAGGCGCTGCGGATCATTACCGAGCAGGGCCTGATCGTGCGGCGGGCGGGGCTCGGCTCGGTCGTGATCGCGGCCGAGCCGCCGGTGTTGTTCACGCACAGCGTCAAGTCGCTGAACGAGTGGCTGCGATATTCCAACGAAACCTATCGCCAGGTGGTGCGCTCCAGCGAAATCGTCGCCGACCGCAACCTCGCCGCACTCCTGAAATGCGAACCGGGCAAGCACTGGTTCCTGATCGAGGCGATCCGGCGCTCCGATGAATTCGCGGCTCCACTGGGCTGGGTGGAAATCTACGTGTTGCGGAAATTTGCCGGCGTCGTGAAGCGGCGCGATCACGGCCGGGCGCCGGTGCATGAGCAGATCGCAAAAATGTTCGGCGAGACCATCGAATATGCGCAACTCGAAGTCTTCGCGCGCGGCATGCCGGCGAATCTCGCCAAGGCGCTCGGGGTCAAGCCCGGTTCGCCCGCACTGACGATGGTGCGACGTTATTACGGCCTGCGTGAAGAACTGTTCGAGGTCACTGTCACCACGCATCCCGAGGGACGGTACACCTACACCATGGACATGCAGCGCTCGCTGCGGCCGAAGGTTTAG
- a CDS encoding adenylate/guanylate cyclase domain-containing protein, protein MEAPGPERRLAAILAADMVGYSRLMEVDEAGTLARLKTHRLELIDPSIAKNHGRIIKTTGDGMLVEFHSVVDAVTCAAEVQRRMARRNADVLPARWIQFRIGINLGDVIIEDNDIFGDGVNVAARLEVLAEPGGICVSGAVRDQVNHRLDDIAFEDIGEQNVKNITRPIHVFRVRLEPNAAEAHVSGKDGAATTITTRKPSIAVLPLVNMSGDPEQEFFADGLTEDIITELSRFRDLLIISRNSTFVHKGKAVKVQEVARELGVEYVLEGSVRKVGDRVRVTVQLIDAQTDRHVWAERYDRKLEDIFAIQDEVTGAIVATLPGRVEAATQERAKRQRTDNMAAYECVLAAKVLHHRSRREDNAEAQILLARAIALDPNYAHAHAWKACVLGQTWIYGWCADRDATFQKVADELQIALALDDNDSDVHRILAAVNLTRDDHERAAYHQERALALNPNYDLVVVQQGEFLTWLGRPEEGIDWIRKAMRLNPYHPERFWNHLGRAYYCAEKFAEAAEAFARITRPDYTHHAFLAAIFAQMGNGLAAAAHSAEVVKLEPGFSVATYLATQHYKQEVDRRRHEAGLLKAGLPV, encoded by the coding sequence ATGGAAGCGCCCGGACCCGAGCGAAGACTTGCTGCGATCCTTGCCGCCGACATGGTCGGCTATAGCCGGCTGATGGAGGTCGACGAGGCAGGGACACTTGCACGCCTCAAGACCCACCGCCTTGAGCTCATCGATCCCTCCATTGCCAAAAACCACGGCCGCATCATCAAGACGACCGGCGACGGCATGCTGGTGGAGTTCCACAGCGTCGTAGACGCGGTGACGTGCGCCGCCGAAGTTCAGCGCCGAATGGCGCGGCGCAATGCCGATGTTTTGCCGGCGCGGTGGATCCAGTTCCGCATCGGCATCAATCTGGGCGACGTGATCATCGAGGACAACGATATTTTCGGCGATGGCGTCAACGTCGCGGCGCGTCTCGAGGTGCTCGCCGAGCCCGGTGGCATCTGCGTCTCGGGCGCCGTGCGCGATCAGGTCAACCACCGGCTCGACGACATCGCCTTTGAGGATATCGGCGAGCAGAATGTCAAAAACATCACCCGCCCGATCCATGTCTTTCGGGTCCGCCTCGAGCCGAATGCCGCCGAGGCGCACGTCAGCGGCAAGGACGGCGCGGCAACCACAATCACGACCAGAAAACCGTCCATCGCCGTGCTGCCGCTGGTCAACATGAGCGGCGATCCGGAACAGGAATTCTTTGCCGACGGCCTCACCGAGGACATCATCACCGAACTGTCGCGCTTCCGCGACCTGCTCATCATCTCGCGCAACTCAACCTTCGTGCACAAAGGCAAGGCGGTGAAGGTGCAGGAGGTCGCGCGCGAGCTCGGCGTCGAATATGTCCTCGAGGGCAGCGTGCGCAAGGTCGGCGATCGCGTCCGCGTCACCGTGCAGTTGATCGACGCGCAAACCGACCGGCATGTCTGGGCCGAACGCTACGACCGCAAGCTCGAGGATATCTTCGCCATCCAGGACGAGGTGACGGGCGCGATCGTCGCCACACTTCCCGGTCGCGTCGAAGCGGCCACGCAGGAACGCGCGAAGCGCCAGCGAACCGACAACATGGCGGCCTATGAGTGCGTGCTCGCCGCCAAAGTCCTGCACCACCGCTCGCGGCGCGAGGACAACGCGGAGGCGCAAATCCTGCTCGCGCGCGCCATCGCGCTCGATCCGAACTACGCGCACGCCCATGCCTGGAAGGCGTGCGTGCTGGGCCAGACCTGGATCTACGGATGGTGCGCGGATCGCGACGCCACCTTCCAAAAGGTGGCTGACGAGTTGCAGATCGCACTGGCGCTCGACGACAATGACAGCGACGTTCACCGCATCCTGGCCGCGGTGAACCTGACGCGCGACGATCACGAAAGGGCGGCCTACCATCAGGAGCGGGCACTTGCGCTCAATCCCAATTACGACCTGGTCGTGGTGCAGCAGGGCGAGTTTCTGACCTGGCTAGGGCGACCGGAAGAGGGGATCGACTGGATCAGGAAGGCGATGCGTCTCAACCCGTACCACCCCGAACGCTTCTGGAACCACCTCGGTCGCGCGTATTATTGCGCGGAGAAATTTGCCGAAGCCGCCGAGGCGTTCGCGCGGATCACACGGCCCGACTACACGCATCACGCTTTCCTCGCCGCGATCTTCGCCCAGATGGGCAATGGCCTTGCGGCCGCGGCGCATTCCGCCGAGGTCGTGAAGCTTGAACCGGGTTTCTCGGTGGCCACCTATCTCGCGACCCAGCACTACAAGCAGGAGGTTGACCGCAGGCGCCATGAGGCCGGGCTGCTCAAGGCAGGATTGCCGGTGTGA
- a CDS encoding Bug family tripartite tricarboxylate transporter substrate binding protein, translating to MKLRFHVLAGLVLLGLAGPLAKAADDYPTRQIKIIVPFPAGAGPDQVARLIGQRLQEELGQTVVIENRSGALGSLGAQEVARSAPDGYTLLMGTNTTQASNVAMLKNLPYDPARDFAPIIRTITTAMVLLVKPDFPAKDLKQFMEYAKAHPNMTAGYGSGASQISNAQLQSRGGMTITSASYRGVPLAVTDVISGVIDLAFADFSVAIPQMQGGTLRGIGVTSPKRNELTPDLPALAEAMPGFEATIWYGLLAPANTPEPIVNRLYTVTEKILSTPAVRERLASLGMVVSPMPPAEFGAFIRSEITRWTADAKAAGIEAK from the coding sequence ATGAAGCTGCGATTCCACGTTCTCGCCGGTCTGGTCCTGCTCGGACTTGCGGGGCCGCTCGCGAAGGCCGCCGACGACTATCCGACGCGGCAGATCAAGATCATCGTGCCGTTTCCCGCCGGCGCCGGTCCCGATCAGGTCGCGCGCCTGATCGGCCAGCGCCTGCAGGAAGAGCTGGGACAGACGGTCGTGATCGAGAACCGCAGCGGCGCGCTCGGCAGTCTCGGCGCGCAAGAGGTCGCGCGCAGTGCGCCTGACGGTTACACCCTGCTGATGGGAACCAACACGACGCAGGCCAGCAACGTCGCGATGCTGAAAAATCTGCCCTACGATCCCGCCAGGGATTTTGCGCCGATCATCCGCACCATCACGACCGCGATGGTGCTGCTGGTGAAACCGGACTTCCCGGCCAAGGATCTCAAGCAATTCATGGAATACGCAAAAGCCCACCCGAACATGACAGCCGGCTACGGCTCCGGCGCGTCGCAGATATCGAATGCGCAACTGCAAAGCCGAGGCGGCATGACGATCACCTCGGCGTCGTATCGCGGCGTGCCGCTGGCGGTCACCGACGTGATCTCGGGCGTGATCGATCTCGCGTTTGCGGATTTTTCGGTCGCGATCCCGCAAATGCAGGGCGGCACGCTGCGCGGCATCGGCGTGACCTCGCCGAAGCGAAACGAACTGACCCCGGACCTGCCCGCGCTCGCCGAGGCCATGCCGGGCTTCGAGGCCACGATCTGGTACGGGCTGCTGGCGCCCGCGAACACGCCGGAGCCGATCGTCAACCGGCTCTACACCGTCACCGAGAAAATCCTGTCGACGCCGGCCGTGCGGGAAAGGCTTGCGAGCCTCGGCATGGTCGTCTCCCCGATGCCACCGGCCGAATTTGGCGCCTTCATCCGCAGCGAAATCACGCGGTGGACGGCGGATGCCAAGGCCGCCGGCATTGAAGCCAAATAG
- a CDS encoding NAD(P)-dependent oxidoreductase, producing MTADTPVGIVGLGLMGFALSARLVDAKIPLVGFDIDPFRCGMFKATGGRVATSVRELAACSRTIIVAVYSGEQVEALFGEIDDGAGAARPVVICITTCGPGEIIGIAERASRAGLPLLEAPISGTSIEVLNGTATALLAGDDAVLDQVGGLLNILCPRSLRFGAIGDASRAKLAINLILQNNRAALAEGLAFAERLGLDGHAFLAAARQSAAYSRVMDTKGEKMLTRDYRPQSHIAQTLKDAELIIEQAGRCGMHLPLTTIQAELLRTAIALEGPDRDSAAVIEAIRRPPASPEVLR from the coding sequence ATGACAGCGGATACGCCGGTCGGGATCGTCGGACTGGGCCTGATGGGCTTCGCGCTGTCCGCGCGGCTGGTCGATGCGAAGATACCCCTGGTCGGCTTTGATATCGACCCGTTCAGATGCGGGATGTTCAAAGCCACCGGCGGCAGGGTGGCGACATCAGTGCGCGAACTCGCCGCGTGTTCTCGAACGATCATCGTCGCCGTCTATAGCGGCGAACAGGTCGAGGCGCTGTTCGGTGAAATCGATGATGGCGCGGGTGCCGCACGGCCGGTCGTGATCTGCATCACGACCTGCGGACCCGGCGAGATCATCGGGATTGCCGAGCGCGCATCACGCGCCGGCCTTCCGCTGCTGGAGGCGCCGATATCCGGCACCAGCATCGAAGTGCTAAACGGCACCGCCACGGCACTGCTGGCCGGCGACGACGCCGTCCTCGACCAGGTCGGCGGACTCCTGAATATTCTCTGCCCGCGCAGCCTGCGCTTCGGCGCGATCGGCGATGCCAGCCGGGCCAAGCTCGCGATCAATCTGATCCTGCAGAACAACCGCGCAGCGTTGGCCGAGGGACTAGCGTTTGCCGAACGCCTGGGGCTCGATGGACACGCATTCCTGGCGGCGGCGCGGCAATCGGCCGCCTATTCCCGCGTCATGGACACCAAGGGCGAGAAGATGTTGACGCGGGATTATCGGCCGCAGTCACATATCGCGCAGACATTGAAGGATGCCGAGTTGATCATCGAGCAAGCGGGGCGATGCGGCATGCATCTCCCACTCACCACCATTCAGGCCGAACTTTTGCGCACGGCGATCGCACTCGAGGGACCTGACCGCGACAGCGCCGCGGTCATCGAGGCAATCCGGCGGCCGCCCGCCTCACCGGAGGTTTTGCGATGA